A window of Corticium candelabrum chromosome 3, ooCorCand1.1, whole genome shotgun sequence contains these coding sequences:
- the LOC134177502 gene encoding uncharacterized protein LOC134177502: MDHYTILTKNKLTTEPDSREMAEVMFEQFQTPGIYIGDESLFSLRWHRKSTGVIVDCGELITYIDLFYNNQRLSNGIVLNYGGLDVTMNLFLRLVEIGHIKLDSKKSAHVDKVRDLKEAYGRVSTNYERKLRPADEAELIRVYCRDIKMLIELYYDHIYCSEGLFEPSSYSYFANPSMGIHRAVCQAVESQPEDIQADLYRSVLLCGGTTLLNSFPERLAYEINRIKRISATVNVVAKDFRQYSVWLGANEFANSTSDLSGMMVTRSRYYEYGIDIVETI, from the exons ATGGACCACTACACTATACTCActaaaaacaaactaactacTGAACCAGACAGTCGAGAAATGGCAGAAGTTATGTTTGAACAATTTCAAACGCCAGGTATCTACATCGGCGACGAATCCTTGTTCTCACTGCGCTGGCATCGCAAATCGACGGGCGTGATCGTAGACTGTGGTGAACTCATCACTTATATCGATCTCTTTTACAACAATCAACGTCTCTCGAATGGCATTGTACTGAACTATGGTGGTCTGGATGTCACCATGAATCTGTTTTTGCGTCTAGTCGAAATCGGCCACATCAAGTTGGACTCGAAAAAATCTGCTCATGTCGATAAAGTTAGAGACCTAAAGGAGGCGTATGGTCGCGTCAGTACCAACTATGAACGAAAGCTGCGGCCTGCGGATGAAGCGGAGCTCATTAGAGTGTATTGCCGTGATATTAAAATG CTTATCGAGCTTTACTACGACCACATCTACTGCTCGGAAGGTTTGTTCGAGCCCAGCAGTTACAGTTACTTTGCCAATCCTTCAATGGGAATCCATCGCGCAGTGTGCCAGGCCGTCGAGTCGCAACCCGaagacatacaggcagaccTCTACAGATCCGTGCTCTTGTGCGGTGGCACGACGCTCTTGAATTCGTTTCCGGAACGGCTAGCGTACGAAATTAATCGGATCAAAAGAATTTCAGCGACTGTTAACGTCGTTGCTAAGGATTTTCGTCAATACAGTGTTTGGCTCGGAGCGAACGAGTTTGCCAACAGCACGAGCGACCTTAGTGGCATGATGGTTACGAGATCGAGATATTATGAATACGGTATAGATATAGTTGAAACTATTTAG